One Bombus pyrosoma isolate SC7728 linkage group LG11, ASM1482585v1, whole genome shotgun sequence DNA segment encodes these proteins:
- the LOC122572717 gene encoding alpha-tocopherol transfer protein-like isoform X3, whose product MPEFKDDQIQSNDEEVCLDLGEPSPEVMEYARRELGETDDVKCRTLQELRDMIYERGECLPHRMDDDFLIRFLRTRNFNVNRAHRLIVNYCTFKEEHPEIHQDVCPLEMKHIGEDDVMSVPAYRTQDGRRIMIYRLGNWDPRKYGVEEIFKATVIILELGVLEPRAQILGGDVIFDLEGITMAHAWTITPQVASMVVALIVSAFPMTTHAIHILHQSWVFDVMFSVFKPLLDVKMQNKIFFHGSNMESLHEHISPFHLPKKYGGTREELAYYKWIDNLSKVPQIVKEMKQVGYIVPEEIQKQLDQLVED is encoded by the exons ATGCCGGAATTCAAGGACGATCAGATCCAGTCGAACGACGAGGAGGTTTGTTTGGATCTCGGAGAACCCTCGCCGGAAGTGATGGAGTACGCCAGGAGAGAACTTGGAGAGACGGACGACGTTAAGTGTAGGACCCTTCAGGAATTAAGAGATATGATTTAtg AGAGAGGAGAATGTCTGCCGCACAGGATGGACGATGACTTCTTGATTAGGTTTCTAAGGACGAGGAATTTTAACGTTAACAGGGCGCATAGACTG ATCGTAAACTACTGCACCTTCAAAGAGGAACATCCGGAGATCCATCAAGATGTGTGTCCACTGGAGATGAAGCATATCGGCGAAGACGATGTGATGTCGGTGCCAGCTTACAGGACGCAGGATGGCAGGAGAATAATGATCTATCGACTAGGAAATTGGGATCCAAGGAAGTATGGCGTGGAGGAGATCTTTAAAGCCACGGTCATCATTCTTGAACTCGGAGTTTTGGAGCCGAGAGCACAAATCCTTGGCGGCGATGTAATTTTTGATCTGGAGGGAATCACTATGGCACATGCGTGGACTATCACTCCTCag GTGGCCAGTATGGTGGTAGCTTTGATAGTGTCAGCGTTCCCAATGACGACCCACGCTATACACATCCTCCATCAATCCTGGGTATTCGACGTGATGTTCTCGGTATTTAAGCCACTTTTGGACGTGAAGATGCAGAACAAGATCTTCTTTCACGGTAGCAATATGGAAAGCCTTCACGAGCACATCTCACCGTTCCATTTGCCGAAGAAATATGGCGGAACCAGAGAGGAATTGGCTTACTACAAGTGGATAGACAACCTCAGCAAAGTCCCTCAAATCGTCAAAGAGATGAAGCAAGTCGGCTACATAGTCCCTGAGGAGATACAGAAGCAGTTAGACCAATTGGTCGAGGATTGA
- the LOC122572717 gene encoding alpha-tocopherol transfer protein-like isoform X1 produces the protein MPQDTEDVSNGRIGVTSKNEPKPGAERELPLEEGSPKNNDIDVGKCCNDLNGMPEFKDDQIQSNDEEVCLDLGEPSPEVMEYARRELGETDDVKCRTLQELRDMIYERGECLPHRMDDDFLIRFLRTRNFNVNRAHRLIVNYCTFKEEHPEIHQDVCPLEMKHIGEDDVMSVPAYRTQDGRRIMIYRLGNWDPRKYGVEEIFKATVIILELGVLEPRAQILGGDVIFDLEGITMAHAWTITPQVASMVVALIVSAFPMTTHAIHILHQSWVFDVMFSVFKPLLDVKMQNKIFFHGSNMESLHEHISPFHLPKKYGGTREELAYYKWIDNLSKVPQIVKEMKQVGYIVPEEIQKQLDQLVED, from the exons ATGCCACAGGATACGGAGGACGTGTCGAATGGCAGGATCGGTGTAACCTCGAAGAACGAGCCGAAACCAGGAGCCGAGAGGGAGCTTCCTCTCGAAGAGGGTTCGCCGAAAAACAACGACATCGATGTTGGAAAGTGTTGCAACGATTTAAACGGTATGCCGGAATTCAAGGACGATCAGATCCAGTCGAACGACGAGGAGGTTTGTTTGGATCTCGGAGAACCCTCGCCGGAAGTGATGGAGTACGCCAGGAGAGAACTTGGAGAGACGGACGACGTTAAGTGTAGGACCCTTCAGGAATTAAGAGATATGATTTAtg AGAGAGGAGAATGTCTGCCGCACAGGATGGACGATGACTTCTTGATTAGGTTTCTAAGGACGAGGAATTTTAACGTTAACAGGGCGCATAGACTG ATCGTAAACTACTGCACCTTCAAAGAGGAACATCCGGAGATCCATCAAGATGTGTGTCCACTGGAGATGAAGCATATCGGCGAAGACGATGTGATGTCGGTGCCAGCTTACAGGACGCAGGATGGCAGGAGAATAATGATCTATCGACTAGGAAATTGGGATCCAAGGAAGTATGGCGTGGAGGAGATCTTTAAAGCCACGGTCATCATTCTTGAACTCGGAGTTTTGGAGCCGAGAGCACAAATCCTTGGCGGCGATGTAATTTTTGATCTGGAGGGAATCACTATGGCACATGCGTGGACTATCACTCCTCag GTGGCCAGTATGGTGGTAGCTTTGATAGTGTCAGCGTTCCCAATGACGACCCACGCTATACACATCCTCCATCAATCCTGGGTATTCGACGTGATGTTCTCGGTATTTAAGCCACTTTTGGACGTGAAGATGCAGAACAAGATCTTCTTTCACGGTAGCAATATGGAAAGCCTTCACGAGCACATCTCACCGTTCCATTTGCCGAAGAAATATGGCGGAACCAGAGAGGAATTGGCTTACTACAAGTGGATAGACAACCTCAGCAAAGTCCCTCAAATCGTCAAAGAGATGAAGCAAGTCGGCTACATAGTCCCTGAGGAGATACAGAAGCAGTTAGACCAATTGGTCGAGGATTGA
- the LOC122572717 gene encoding alpha-tocopherol transfer protein-like isoform X2, with product MDTEDVSNGRIGVTSKNEPKPGAERELPLEEGSPKNNDIDVGKCCNDLNGMPEFKDDQIQSNDEEVCLDLGEPSPEVMEYARRELGETDDVKCRTLQELRDMIYERGECLPHRMDDDFLIRFLRTRNFNVNRAHRLIVNYCTFKEEHPEIHQDVCPLEMKHIGEDDVMSVPAYRTQDGRRIMIYRLGNWDPRKYGVEEIFKATVIILELGVLEPRAQILGGDVIFDLEGITMAHAWTITPQVASMVVALIVSAFPMTTHAIHILHQSWVFDVMFSVFKPLLDVKMQNKIFFHGSNMESLHEHISPFHLPKKYGGTREELAYYKWIDNLSKVPQIVKEMKQVGYIVPEEIQKQLDQLVED from the exons ATG GATACGGAGGACGTGTCGAATGGCAGGATCGGTGTAACCTCGAAGAACGAGCCGAAACCAGGAGCCGAGAGGGAGCTTCCTCTCGAAGAGGGTTCGCCGAAAAACAACGACATCGATGTTGGAAAGTGTTGCAACGATTTAAACGGTATGCCGGAATTCAAGGACGATCAGATCCAGTCGAACGACGAGGAGGTTTGTTTGGATCTCGGAGAACCCTCGCCGGAAGTGATGGAGTACGCCAGGAGAGAACTTGGAGAGACGGACGACGTTAAGTGTAGGACCCTTCAGGAATTAAGAGATATGATTTAtg AGAGAGGAGAATGTCTGCCGCACAGGATGGACGATGACTTCTTGATTAGGTTTCTAAGGACGAGGAATTTTAACGTTAACAGGGCGCATAGACTG ATCGTAAACTACTGCACCTTCAAAGAGGAACATCCGGAGATCCATCAAGATGTGTGTCCACTGGAGATGAAGCATATCGGCGAAGACGATGTGATGTCGGTGCCAGCTTACAGGACGCAGGATGGCAGGAGAATAATGATCTATCGACTAGGAAATTGGGATCCAAGGAAGTATGGCGTGGAGGAGATCTTTAAAGCCACGGTCATCATTCTTGAACTCGGAGTTTTGGAGCCGAGAGCACAAATCCTTGGCGGCGATGTAATTTTTGATCTGGAGGGAATCACTATGGCACATGCGTGGACTATCACTCCTCag GTGGCCAGTATGGTGGTAGCTTTGATAGTGTCAGCGTTCCCAATGACGACCCACGCTATACACATCCTCCATCAATCCTGGGTATTCGACGTGATGTTCTCGGTATTTAAGCCACTTTTGGACGTGAAGATGCAGAACAAGATCTTCTTTCACGGTAGCAATATGGAAAGCCTTCACGAGCACATCTCACCGTTCCATTTGCCGAAGAAATATGGCGGAACCAGAGAGGAATTGGCTTACTACAAGTGGATAGACAACCTCAGCAAAGTCCCTCAAATCGTCAAAGAGATGAAGCAAGTCGGCTACATAGTCCCTGAGGAGATACAGAAGCAGTTAGACCAATTGGTCGAGGATTGA